In Janthinobacterium sp. 67, a genomic segment contains:
- a CDS encoding YggS family pyridoxal phosphate-dependent enzyme, giving the protein MSTIELNLQAVRDAIAQAALEAQRTPEDVTLLAVSKTFGADAVLDAMRAGQAAFGENYLQEALDKIAAVKLAQPQGAPVWHFIGPIQSNKTRPIAEHFDWVHTVAREKIAARLSEQRPAGLPDLNICLQVNISGEASKSGVTPAELPALAHAVAQLPRLRLRGLMAIPEPETELALQRVAFAQLRALYEQLKAEGLALDTLSMGMSADLRAAVLEGATIVRVGSAIFGSRNYS; this is encoded by the coding sequence ATGTCCACAATCGAACTGAACTTGCAAGCCGTCCGCGACGCAATCGCGCAAGCGGCGCTGGAGGCGCAACGCACGCCCGAAGACGTGACCCTGCTGGCCGTCTCGAAAACCTTCGGCGCGGACGCCGTGCTGGACGCCATGCGCGCGGGCCAGGCGGCGTTCGGCGAAAATTATCTGCAGGAGGCGCTCGACAAGATCGCCGCCGTCAAGCTTGCGCAGCCGCAAGGCGCACCCGTCTGGCATTTCATCGGCCCCATCCAGAGCAACAAGACGCGCCCCATCGCCGAGCACTTCGACTGGGTGCATACGGTGGCGCGGGAAAAGATTGCCGCGCGCCTGTCCGAGCAGCGCCCGGCCGGCTTGCCGGACCTGAATATCTGCCTGCAAGTCAATATCAGCGGCGAAGCCAGCAAGAGCGGCGTGACGCCAGCCGAATTGCCTGCCCTGGCGCATGCCGTGGCGCAGCTGCCGCGTTTGCGTTTGCGCGGCCTGATGGCCATCCCCGAGCCGGAAACGGAGCTCGCGCTTCAGCGCGTTGCCTTTGCGCAGCTGCGCGCGCTGTACGAACAATTGAAGGCCGAAGGGCTGGCGCTCGACACCTTGTCGATGGGCATGTCGGCCGACTTGCGCGCCGCCGTGCTCGAAGGCGCCACCATCGTGCGCGTGGGCAGCGCCATCTTCGGTTCCCGCAACTATTCCTGA
- a CDS encoding anti-sigma factor, with product MIDSDEELQRLAGEYVLGTLALAERAAVEQRLPREPALRDAVDAWEQRLLPLTTLAPPEAPSAQLWPRISASLFTPKAVRQAGGWQAWWNSLAFWRLLAGGGLAATAALAVLATTQLQAPAGPGYLVVLVAPQDKSPGWIVQAGGRGGKNRDLSLIPLGPTAVPQQKALQFWTKGKDWGAPVSLGLVTPGQSLKLTLDKLPPLQPDQLFEITLEPQTGSPTGRPTGPILYIGRAVKVI from the coding sequence ATGATCGACAGCGACGAAGAACTGCAAAGACTGGCCGGCGAATACGTGCTGGGCACATTGGCGCTGGCCGAACGCGCGGCAGTGGAACAGCGTTTGCCACGCGAGCCCGCCTTGCGCGACGCCGTCGACGCCTGGGAACAACGTCTGCTGCCATTGACAACCCTGGCGCCGCCCGAAGCGCCGTCCGCCCAGCTGTGGCCGCGCATCAGCGCCAGCCTGTTCACGCCGAAAGCCGTGCGGCAGGCGGGCGGCTGGCAGGCGTGGTGGAACAGCCTGGCCTTCTGGAGACTGCTGGCCGGCGGCGGCCTGGCGGCCACGGCCGCGCTGGCCGTGCTGGCCACGACGCAACTGCAAGCGCCAGCCGGACCCGGCTACCTGGTGGTGCTGGTGGCGCCGCAGGATAAATCGCCGGGCTGGATCGTACAGGCGGGCGGACGCGGCGGCAAAAACCGCGACCTGAGCCTGATCCCGCTGGGGCCGACTGCCGTGCCGCAGCAAAAGGCCCTGCAATTCTGGACCAAGGGCAAGGACTGGGGCGCCCCCGTCTCGCTGGGCCTCGTCACGCCGGGGCAAAGCCTCAAGTTGACGTTGGACAAGCTGCCGCCGCTGCAGCCCGATCAACTGTTTGAAATCACGCTGGAGCCGCAAACAGGCTCGCCGACAGGCAGGCCGACTGGGCCGATCCTGTATATCGGCCGCGCCGTCAAAGTCATCTGA
- a CDS encoding type IV pilus twitching motility protein PilT, whose amino-acid sequence MDISELLAFSVSNKASDLHLSSGLPPMIRVNGDVRRLNVAPLEHKEVHSMIYDIMNDSQRKAYEEALECDFSFEIPGLARFRVNAYNQERGASAVLRTIPSKVLTLEDLNAPRIFGELAMRPRGLVLVTGPTGSGKSTTLAAMVNHVNERLNHHILTIEDPIEFVHEPKKCLINQREVGSHTHSFSNALRSALREDPDVILVGELRDLETIRLALTAAETGHLVFGTLHTSSAAKSIDRIIDVFPAEEKEMVRAMLSESLQAVISQNLLKTRDGMGRVAAHEIMLATPAVRNLIREAKVAQMYSAIQTGSNVGMQTLDQCLADLVRRGTISAETARSAAKSPENFPG is encoded by the coding sequence ATGGACATCTCCGAACTACTCGCTTTCTCCGTCAGCAACAAGGCTTCCGACTTGCACCTGTCTTCCGGCCTGCCGCCGATGATACGGGTCAATGGCGACGTGCGCCGCCTGAACGTGGCGCCGCTCGAGCACAAGGAAGTGCACAGCATGATCTACGACATCATGAACGACAGCCAGCGCAAGGCGTATGAGGAAGCGCTGGAATGCGATTTCTCGTTCGAAATTCCCGGCCTGGCCCGCTTCCGCGTCAACGCCTACAACCAGGAACGGGGTGCCTCGGCCGTGCTGCGCACGATTCCCTCGAAAGTGCTGACCCTGGAAGACCTGAACGCGCCGCGCATCTTCGGCGAGCTGGCCATGCGTCCACGGGGCCTCGTGCTGGTGACGGGCCCGACGGGTTCGGGCAAGTCGACCACCCTGGCGGCGATGGTGAACCACGTCAACGAGCGCCTGAACCACCATATTCTGACCATCGAAGACCCGATCGAATTCGTGCATGAACCGAAAAAATGCCTGATCAACCAGCGCGAGGTGGGTTCGCACACGCATTCGTTCAGCAACGCGCTGCGCTCGGCCCTGCGCGAAGACCCGGACGTGATTTTAGTGGGCGAATTGCGCGACCTGGAAACCATCCGCCTGGCGCTGACGGCGGCTGAAACGGGCCACCTCGTGTTCGGCACCCTGCACACCTCGTCGGCGGCGAAATCGATCGACCGCATCATCGACGTCTTCCCCGCCGAGGAAAAGGAAATGGTGCGCGCCATGCTGTCCGAATCCTTGCAAGCCGTCATTTCGCAGAACCTGCTCAAAACCAGGGATGGCATGGGCCGCGTGGCCGCGCATGAAATCATGCTGGCCACGCCGGCCGTGCGCAACCTGATCCGCGAAGCGAAAGTGGCGCAAATGTATTCGGCCATCCAGACGGGCAGCAACGTGGGCATGCAGACCCTGGACCAGTGCCTGGCCGACCTCGTGCGTCGCGGCACGATCTCGGCGGAAACGGCCCGCTCGGCCGCCAAGTCGCCTGAAAACTTCCCCGGATAA
- the proC gene encoding pyrroline-5-carboxylate reductase, whose translation MTTELNIAFVGGGNMAAALIAGLAGKLTLGGNIHVIDPHAPALEKLQAQFGVTTATAAGDALRGVDVIVLAVKPQSMREVAAQLLPFLDGERAPLILSIAAGIRAADLSRWLGDYPAIVRCMPNTPALIGMGITGMVASSGVSEEQKKTADAILRAVGQTVWLDDEAKIDPVTAVSGSGPAYVFYFIEAMQQAAAELGLTPEQGTQLAIATFTGAAQLAANSSEPVSLLRERVTSKGGTTYAALTSMEESGVKAAIVKGIKAAAERGREMGDELAK comes from the coding sequence ATGACGACAGAATTGAATATCGCCTTTGTGGGCGGCGGCAACATGGCCGCGGCCCTGATCGCCGGCCTGGCCGGCAAGCTGACCCTGGGCGGCAACATCCACGTGATCGACCCCCATGCGCCCGCGCTGGAAAAACTGCAGGCGCAATTCGGCGTCACGACGGCGACTGCCGCCGGTGACGCATTGCGCGGCGTGGACGTGATCGTGCTGGCCGTGAAACCGCAAAGCATGCGTGAAGTGGCGGCGCAATTGCTGCCCTTCCTCGACGGGGAGCGGGCGCCGTTGATCCTGTCGATCGCGGCCGGCATCCGCGCGGCCGACCTGTCGCGCTGGCTCGGCGACTATCCCGCCATCGTGCGCTGCATGCCGAATACGCCAGCCCTGATCGGCATGGGCATCACGGGCATGGTGGCCAGCAGCGGCGTGAGCGAAGAACAGAAAAAGACGGCGGACGCCATCCTGCGCGCCGTCGGCCAGACGGTCTGGCTCGACGACGAAGCCAAGATCGATCCCGTCACGGCCGTGTCCGGCAGCGGTCCCGCCTATGTGTTTTACTTTATCGAAGCGATGCAGCAGGCGGCCGCCGAACTGGGGCTCACGCCCGAGCAGGGCACGCAACTGGCGATTGCCACGTTCACGGGCGCGGCGCAGCTGGCGGCGAACTCCAGCGAACCCGTGTCCTTGCTGCGCGAGAGGGTCACGTCGAAAGGCGGCACGACCTACGCGGCCCTGACCAGCATGGAAGAGAGCGGCGTGAAGGCGGCCATCGTCAAGGGCATCAAGGCGGCCGCCGAGCGGGGGCGCGAGATGGGCGACGAGCTTGCCAAGTAA